The stretch of DNA ACCGTCGCCGGCGTGAAGCTCACCCCCTCGATGGGGCTGACCTCCTGGGCCGCGTTCACGAAGACCGGCGACGAAACGACCGTCATGGGAGATCTCGTCCTCCTCGAGGACCAGGTGAACCCCGTGATGAGCGCGGCCCTCGACAACGGACTCGACGTCACCGCGCTCCACAACCACTTCTTGTGGGACTCGCCGCGAGTCATGTTCATGCACGTCGGCGGCACCGGTGAGGAGTCGAAGCTCTCGGAGGCGGTAGGCCGGATCTTCGCCACGATCCGGGAGACGAACGGCGGGAAGGGGAGCACACCAACTCCCCAAGCCGGTCCGAACGACCCGCTCGATGCAAAGAAGCTCGACGCGATGCTCGGTGCGGCGGGGGATCTCAAGGACGGCGTCTACAAGGTCACCATCGGCCGCGAGACGAGGATGCACGGGGCGTCGATGGGAGGGGCGATGGGGGTCAACACCTGGGCCGCCTTCGCCGGGAGCCCTTCGAGCGCCGTCGTGGACGGCGACATCGCGATGCTCGAGTCGGAATTGCAGGGGTATTGAAGGCGCTTCGCGGCGCCGGCATCAACGTCGTCGCGATCCATCTCGCGAAGGGGCTGCGCGCGGCGCTCGATCGGACGGGGAACGCGGGGGCGGCGAGGTAGGAGGCGGTCAGCTCCGAGTCATGCCGCCTGTCTCCAGCCTTTCGGCCCCATCTTCATGTGGACACATGCGGGTCGGGGGTTCCTCGACATCGTCGCGGCGAGGAGTCGGTGCAGCTCTTCGATCCTCGGGATGACGACCTCGAAGTCGCCGCAGCCGCCGCAGCGCCTGACCTCGATGTCGAGCAGGGTGACGCCGCGATACCTCGACTCCTCATACAGGTAGTTCTCTCGCCGTGAATCGAGGTCTCCGCCACACTGGTCGCACTTCATGGTTCTTCCCTCCGCGCCGTCACGAATCCCGTCACGACCTGTCCTCAATCCACCTCTCGCTCGTCGCCGTTCTCCAGCCAAGAGTACTCCCACGTTCACCATCTCGCCGCTCCACTCCTCCGCCGCCGCTCTGCTAGGATGACGGCGGCCTTTGGCAATCGGGGGAGAGCGGGAATGATTTGGGCGGGGAGTGGCCTGTCGGCGAAGTCCGACGGCCTGAAGGCGGCCGAGGAGGCAGCCTCAGCGGCGATGGCCGAGGCCGAGGAGGCAGCCTCAGCGGCGATGGCCGAGGCACGCCTCGAGCGCGCCGGGCTCGTCTTTCTCTTCTCGACCGCCGACCACGCGGCGAAGTACCCCGACATGCTCGCCTCCGTCCGGCGCATCACCGGGTGCGGCAACCTCGTCGGCTGCTCGGGTGCCGGCGTCCTCACCGCGGAAGGCGAGATTGAAGGGGAGAAAGGGGTCGCCGTCCTCGCCCTCGCGTCGGACCAGGCGACCGCCGCGCCGTTCGTCGTGCAGAACCTGAGAGGACGCGACCGCGATGCCGGGCGCGAGATCGGCGACCTCGTCGCGCCGTACCGGCGGGGGGACTCCCTCCTCGTCGTCTTCCCCGACACGCTCAACTGCAACCCCGACGCCCTCTTCACCGGGATCGCCGACGTTCTCGGCGAGATCCCGGTCGTCGGAGGCGGCGCGGCCGACGACGGCGCCGGGAAGGCGACGTACCAGATGTGCGGCGGGAAAGTCGTCCAGAACGGCGTCACCGGGGTGCTGCTGTCGGGAAGTCTGAGCTCGTCCATCGGGGTGACGCAGGCGTGCCGGCCGATCGGCAAGCCCTTCATCGTCACCGAGTGCGACGGGAACGTCGTCACGAAGCTCGGCGACCGCCCGGCGGTGCAGGCCCTCGCCGAGGCGCTCGGCCCGTCGCTGTGGGAGGAGGTCAGCCGCCTCGCCGGCTTCATCTTCGTCGGCTTCCCCGTGGACGACCGCGTCGCGGGGGCCTCCTTCGACCGCGGCGGGTACATCGTGCGGAACATCATCGGCGTGGACGGTGAGAGCGGAGCGATCACCATCGGCAAGGAGGTCGCGAAAGGGGACACGATCAGCTTCGTCCTCCGGGATCCGATGAGCGCCCGCGACGATTTGAAGGCGATGCTCGACGAGGAGGCGGCGGTCGGGTCGCTCGCGACGCCGCGCCTCGGCCTCTACTTCAACTGCTGCGCCCGCGGCTCGGGGCTCTACGGCATGGAGGGGATCGACACCGCTTTCATCCGGCGCGCCTTCGACGCGCTTCCCGTCGCGGGGTTCTTCGGCTTCTGCGAGATTGCGTCCATGCGTGGAATTGCCCGGCTGCACAACTACTCCGGCGTGATGACCCTCGTCTCCGAGATGACCCCCGCGGAGGGGATGGAGAGCCTCCAGTGATGCGCCTCGTCGAGTGCGTCCCGAACTTCTCCGAAGGCCGCGACCGCGGCGTCATCGATCGGATCACCGCCGAGGCGGCCGGGGTCGAGGGGGTCGCGCTCCTCGACGTGGACCCCGGCGCGGGGACGAACCGCACCGTCGTGACCTTCGCCGGCCCCCCCGAGGCGGTCGCCGAGGCCGCCTTCCGCTGCATCCGGAAGGCCGCCGAGCTGATCGACATGGCGAAGCACCACGGGGAGCACCCCCGGATGGGGGCGACCGACGTCTGCCCGTTCGTTCCGCTCTCGGGGGTCACGATGGAGGAGTGCGTGGAGATCGCGCGCGCCGTCGGGAAGCGCGTGGGCGCCGAGCTCGGCATCCCCGTCTACCTCTACGAGAACGCCGCGTCGCGCCCGGAGAGGCGGAGCCTCGCCGACATCCGTCAGGGGGAGTACGAGGGGCTCAAGGACAAACTGAAAAATCCGAAGTGGAAGCCCGACTTCGGCCCGGCCGCCTTCCACGCGGGAACCGGCGCCACCGTGATCGGGGCGCGCGAGTTCCTGATCGCCTACAACGTCTCGCTCAACACGAAGGACCGGCGCCTCGCCGAGGAGATTGCCCTCAACATCCGCGAGGCGGGGAGGCCGAAGAAGGGACCGGACGGCAAGCCGATGGTGGACGCGTCGGGGGAGGCGATCCGGATCCCGGGGACGCTCACGGAGTGCCGCGCGACGGGGTGGGTGATCCCCGAGTACGGCCGCGCGCAGGTGTCGATCAATTTGACCAACTACCGCGTCACGCCGCCGCACGCCGCCTTCGAGGAGGTCTGCCGGCAGGCGGCCGCGCTCGGATTGCGCGTGACGGGAAGCGAGATCGTCGGCCTCATCCCTCTCGAGGCGATGCTCATGGCGGGGCGCTACTACCGCGAGCGGCAGGGGAAGAGCCCGGCCGTCCCGGAGCGCGACCTCATCGAGATGGCCGGGCAGTCGCTCGCCCTCAGCGACGTCGGGCATTTCGATCCGTCGAAGAAGATCATCGAGCACCGCTTCCGGGGCGCGGCGGGGTTCGCCTCGCGCACCGTTCTCGAGTTCGTGGACGACGTCGCGGCCGACACGCCGGCTCCGGGCGGTGGATCGGTCGCGGCGCTGTGCGGATCGCTGGCGGCCGGTCTCGCGGCGATGGTCGCGGGGATCACCTATCCAAGGAAGGACGCGGAGGCGAACAGGCCGAAGCTCGCGGCGCTCGGCGGGCGGGCCTCGGAGCTGAAGGCGCAGCTTCTCGCCTCGGTCCAGGCCGACTCCGACGCCTTCGATCGGATGATGGCCGCACGCCGCCTCAAGGCCGCGACCCCCGGCGAGAAGGCGGTGAAGGAAGCCGCGGTCCTCGAGGCGACGATCGGCGCCGTCGAGGTGCCGCTGTCGGTCGTGCGCGGCGCGGCGGAAGTCCTCTCGGTCGCGTCGGAGGTCGCCGCAATAGGCGCCGCCTCGGCCCTCAGCGACGCCGGCGTCGCGGCCCTCGCCGCCCTCGCGGCGGCGGAAGGGGCTTTCGACAACGTCGTGATCAACCTTCCCGGCGTCACCGATCCCGCGCGGGCCGGCGCCCTCCGGCGCGAGGCCGATGCGGCGCTCGCCTCGGCGAAGGGAAGCGCCGCCGGGATCCGCGCCCGGGTGGAACGGGAGCTGAGAGCCGCCGCGAAGTGACCATCCTCGCCGGGGCGCTCGCCGCGCTCCTCGCCGGCGCGTCCCCGGCGCCACCCTCCGTGGATCTCGAGATCGACCGGCGTGTCCCCGAGGAGTTCGTCCGTCTCCTCGAGAAGAGAATCATCGACGACGACTCGCTCGACGCCTGGCTCGACCTTCCGGGGAACGCGGAGCTGTTCAGACAGGGGGCCGTCCGCGGGGAGCTGACCCGCGAGGAGCTCCGCGAGAACCTCTGGAACGCCATCCTCGGCCACGCCTCGCGCCGCGGGCACGGGCTCGGGAGCCTCGCCTTCGATCCCCCCGGCGACCTCATCCGGATGCTCGACGAGATCACGGCGCGCGAGCCGGAGATCAGGCAGCGCGTCGCGGATCGGGTGGCCGCGTACCTTCCCGCGGACGCGCCGCCCATCCGCGCCGTGGTCCGGCTCCATCTCGGGGGGACGTGGGACGGGAGGACGCGCGACGACATCTACATGAACCTCACCTTCCTCCACGGCTACACGGCGCCCTGGTTCGCCGGGATCGAGGGGATCCTCGCGCACGAGCTGACGCACATCGTCCACCGGCAGTTCGACGGCCCCCCGGAGGACGCGACGACCCCGGAGGGGCTCTTCGCCGTCGCGCTGGCGCAGATTCACTCGGAGGGGATCGCCCGTCACGTGGAGAGCGGCCTTCTCGCGGGGCCGTACCCGCAGGGGAGCTACGCCGCCTTCGTCGAGGCGAAGCACCGAGACGATCTCGCCGGGTTCACGACGGCGCTCCGGCACACCGAGGATCTCAGGACGACATGCCTCGAGCTCAAGGACGCCCTCACCTGCCGCAGGCTGATCCAGACCGGCCTCTGGCGCGGCGGCGAGACGTACGTGGTGGGGCAGGGGATGGCGCGCGCGATCGAGGCGGCGCTCGGGAGGGGGACGCTGGCCTCCAGTTTCGCGTCGGGAGGGGCGGGGTTCTTCAGGCTCTACGTCCAGGCGACGAAGATGCTGCCGGACCTTCCGCACTTGAGCGACGCCTTCGAGGCGACGCTTCCCGCGGCCGACGCCTACCTCGCGGCGAAGCGCGAGGCGTGGCGGCTCCGCCGGGATGCCCGGGCCGCCTTCGCGCGGAGCGACTACGCGGCGGCGGAGGTCGCGTGCCGCAAGGTCACCGATCTCGATCCGGCGGATCCGATCGCCGCCTACAACCTCGCGTGCGCGCTGTCGCGGCGCGGGAACGAGAGCGGCGCCCTCGAGTGGATCGAGCGCTCGATGAAGCTGGGGTACACCGACCGCGAGCACATGGCGGCGGACCCGGATCTCGACCCGCTGCGGCACGGGAAGTCGTACGGGAAGTTTCTGGAGCTGATCGGGACGGCGAAAACTCCGCAGCCCTGAGCGGGCGGGAGGATCACGTCGGGACGTCGATCTCCTTCGACGGATCGAACCTCTCGAAGTACATCCCGAGCGCCTCGATCCCCATCCACCCCTCGATGATCGCCGGGATCGCGGCGGCCGCCGCGGCGAACGGAACGATGATCGCGCCGAAGACGGGCCAGCCGAAGACGATCGCCGCCGCCATGATCGCGGCCGTCGGCAGGAACGTCAGCGCGAGGACGAAGAGCCGGAGAACGCCGGCGATCATCTGCTGCCCCATCGCCTCGATCCCCCGCACCCGCTGCATCCCCAGGCGGTGCCACGAAGGAAAGGCGAGAAGGGCCGCGTTCTGCACGAGCGACGTCACGAGGTTCAGGGGCGCCGATAGGATCGCCGCCCCGATCGCGATCGCGAGCCACCCCCCCGTCGGGATCCCTGCCGCGCCGCTCATCAAAGGCACCGCCATCGTGAGAAAGACGACCTGGATGAGAGACAGGACCGTGACCGGGGCGATCACCTCGCCGAGGACGAGCGACCGGCCCGAGAGGGGATAGGTCTTGATGAGATCGATCATCCGGAGGTCCATCCGGAAGTCGGAGCGGACGAGGCCGGGGCCCACGAGGACGAGCACCCCGGCGAGGACCAGGAAGACCGTCCCGAAGACGTGAAGGACCTCGGCCCACCCGTGGCGCGCGACCTGCGCCGACATGATCGTGAGCGCGACGGCGGGCCCGATCAGAATCAGGAGATGCCGCGGCGAGATGAGGCGGCTGGTCGCGATGAGGTTCTTCCAGAGGATCGCGACCTCGGGGCGCCCGTGAGGCCCGAGCACGAAGGGAGGGCGGCGGTCGCCGGCGCGGACCCTGAACCCGTCGCGCCTCCCGGTGACGGCACGGGCCGCGCGCTCCACGGCCTTCCGGGCCGCGCGATCGGCCGAGGCCTCCTCGAAGGCGAAGTCGGACCGGATGACCCACGCGTAGTTGAGGACGAGGATCCCGAGGGCCGGGACGAGGGCGAGGAGGAACGCCGGCAGGTCGGCCGCGAAGATCGGGTGGATGAGGAGGCGTGTCGGGAGCAGGATCCACGCGAGCGGCCCCGCCGTGACCATCTGCGCCGCATACGTCTCCATGTGGCCGTGCTCCGAGGCGAGGGGAGGCCGCAGCCAGAAGAGCCACCACGCGCCGACGGCGAGAACGACGGCGCCGACGGCCGCGAAGACCGGCCACGTGCGGCGCACGGCGCTCGTTCCGTGGGTCAGGAGATTCGACCGCACGATCGTC from Acidobacteriota bacterium encodes:
- a CDS encoding YgiT-type zinc finger protein; the encoded protein is MVNVGVLLAGERRRARGGLRTGRDGIRDGAEGRTMKCDQCGGDLDSRRENYLYEESRYRGVTLLDIEVRRCGGCGDFEVVIPRIEELHRLLAATMSRNPRPACVHMKMGPKGWRQAA
- a CDS encoding FIST C-terminal domain-containing protein, with the translated sequence MIWAGSGLSAKSDGLKAAEEAASAAMAEAEEAASAAMAEARLERAGLVFLFSTADHAAKYPDMLASVRRITGCGNLVGCSGAGVLTAEGEIEGEKGVAVLALASDQATAAPFVVQNLRGRDRDAGREIGDLVAPYRRGDSLLVVFPDTLNCNPDALFTGIADVLGEIPVVGGGAADDGAGKATYQMCGGKVVQNGVTGVLLSGSLSSSIGVTQACRPIGKPFIVTECDGNVVTKLGDRPAVQALAEALGPSLWEEVSRLAGFIFVGFPVDDRVAGASFDRGGYIVRNIIGVDGESGAITIGKEVAKGDTISFVLRDPMSARDDLKAMLDEEAAVGSLATPRLGLYFNCCARGSGLYGMEGIDTAFIRRAFDALPVAGFFGFCEIASMRGIARLHNYSGVMTLVSEMTPAEGMESLQ
- the ftcD gene encoding glutamate formimidoyltransferase, which encodes MRLVECVPNFSEGRDRGVIDRITAEAAGVEGVALLDVDPGAGTNRTVVTFAGPPEAVAEAAFRCIRKAAELIDMAKHHGEHPRMGATDVCPFVPLSGVTMEECVEIARAVGKRVGAELGIPVYLYENAASRPERRSLADIRQGEYEGLKDKLKNPKWKPDFGPAAFHAGTGATVIGAREFLIAYNVSLNTKDRRLAEEIALNIREAGRPKKGPDGKPMVDASGEAIRIPGTLTECRATGWVIPEYGRAQVSINLTNYRVTPPHAAFEEVCRQAAALGLRVTGSEIVGLIPLEAMLMAGRYYRERQGKSPAVPERDLIEMAGQSLALSDVGHFDPSKKIIEHRFRGAAGFASRTVLEFVDDVAADTPAPGGGSVAALCGSLAAGLAAMVAGITYPRKDAEANRPKLAALGGRASELKAQLLASVQADSDAFDRMMAARRLKAATPGEKAVKEAAVLEATIGAVEVPLSVVRGAAEVLSVASEVAAIGAASALSDAGVAALAALAAAEGAFDNVVINLPGVTDPARAGALRREADAALASAKGSAAGIRARVERELRAAAK